The Streptomyces sp. NBC_00162 sequence CGTCGCCGAGGGCGGTCTCGATGGTGCGGATGTCGCGGACCAGGCGGGCGAGGCCGCCGGGCTCGACGGAGGCGGCCTGGTCGGAGCCCCACATCGCGCGGTCGAGGGTGATGTGCCGCTCGACGAAGGTGGCGCCGAGGGCGACGGCGGCCAGGGTGGTCTGCAGGCCCGTCTCGTGGCCGGAGTAGCCGATCGGGACGTTGGGGAACTCGTCCTGGAGGGTGTTGATCACCCGCAGGTTGAGCTCCTCGGCCTTGGCCGGATACGTCGAAGTGGCGTGGCAGAGAAGGATGTTGTCGCTGCCGAGCACCTCCACCGCGTGGCGGATCTGCTTCGGGGTGGACATGCCGGTGGAGAGGACGACGGTGCGGCCGGTGGCGCGCAGGGCGCGCAGCAGCTCGTCGTCGGTGAGCGAGGCGGAGGCCACCTTGTGGGCGGGGAGGTCGAACTTCTCCAGGAAGGCGACGGCCTCGGTGTCCCACGGGGAGGCGAACCAGTCGATGCCGCGCGTGGTGCAGTACTCGTCGATGGCGCGGTACTCGTCCTCGCCGAACTCCACCTTGTGGCGGTAGTCGATGTAGGTCATGCGGCCCCAGGGGGTGTCGCGCTCGATGTCCCACTGGTCGCGCGGGGTGCAGATCTCGGGGGTGCGCTTCTGGAACTTCACGGCGTCGCAGCCGGCTTCGGCGGCGGCGTCGATCAGGGCGAAGGCGTTGCCGAGGTCGCCGTTGTGGTTGATGCCGATCTCGCCGACGACGTACACGGGCTGTCCGGGGCCCGCGGTGCGCGATCCGAAGCTGCGGAGGCGGGTGTTGGGGGAGGCGGTCATGACAGGTGACGTCCTTCGGTGCGGGGGTACGAGAGCGGGTGTTGCGGGTGTGGCGGGTGCTGCGAGGGGTGTGAGCTGCGGGTCGGGTCGTACGTCGAGCAGCGGGGCGAGCAGGCGGGCGCGCTCCAGGTCGTGCGGGTCGTCGATCTCCAGGACCCGCGCGGGGTCGGTGGCGACCGGGAGCGTGCGCCCGAAGAAGCGGTGGCGGGCGGCGCGGAAGCCGACGGCGTCCATGGCGTAGGCGGCGCCGGTCTCGAGCAGGTCCTGGGGGCGGTCCTGGCGCCGGGGGCGGTACGCCGTCTCGTGGTTGACCCCGGTGCCGAAGCCGTCGGGGTCCTCCCGCCAGAGGAAGCCGTGGAAGGGGGCCACGGTCAGGGCCGAGTCGGCGGCGCCGGAGGCGACGGCCGCCGCGACGGACTCCACGTCGGAGGCGGCCAGGAAGGGGCTGGTGCACTGGACCAGGAGGACCACGTCCACGGTGACGGAGTGCAGTTCCTCGAAGGCGGTGAGGGCGTGCAGGAGGGCGGCCTCACTGCTCGCGGTGTCGCCGGAGATCGCGGCGGGGCGGGTGATCACGTCGGCGCCCGCGGCGCGGGCGGCGGCGGCGATCCCCTCCGAGTCGGTGGAGACCACCACGTCGGTGACGGTCGGCGCGGCGAGGCAGGCCCGGACGGCGCGGGCGACGAGCGGGATGCCGGCGACCTCGGCGAGGTTCTTGCCGGGGACCCCCTTGGAGCCGCCGCGCGCCGGGATCACGGCGAGGACGCGGGGGCTCACAGCTCCCCCATCCGGCGGATCACCGGGGCCACGCGCTGCACCCCGTGCCGGTAGGCCCCGCGGGCGGCCTCGCGCAGGTGGGCGCGGAGCTTGCGGCGCAGCCGGGACTGCCCCGCCGTCTCGCGCACCGCACCGGGCAGCGGGCTGCCGTCGGGCGCGAGGTGCTGGCGGGCGAGGATCCCGGGCAGGTACCGGGGGGCGGTGGTGAGCGTGTAGTACGGGGCGGGGGCCGGGAGCCGGTCCCGGTCCGCCAGCTCGGCGACCTTCGCGCGGGCGGCGGCGTAGGGGTCCCCGCCTCCGGCGACCCCCTGGGCGGCCAGCCAGTCCGGGTCCGCCTTCGGCAGCAGCCCGGCGTCGAGCTGGTCCCACGAGGCCAGGCAGCCGGAGCCCAGGAAGTGGTGGTTGCCGAGGGCTTCGCGGATGCCGAGGTCGGTGAGGACGGCCGTCGGGATGGAGCGGTGCAGGGACTCCAGGGCGGCGGTGGAGGAGACGGTGACCAGCAGGTCGGTGCCGTCCAGCACCTCGCCCATGTTCCCGTACACCAGCCGGCAGTTGGGCGGGAGCCCGCCGGGGAGCTTGGCGGCGAGCCGCTGGTACGGCTGCTCCTCCAGGTGCGTGGTGTGTTCCCCGGGGCGGCTGCGCAGCTTGATCAGCACCTCGCGCTCCGGGTGCAGCCGCGCGTGCCCGGCCGCCCGCTCCAGCAGGTACGCGCGGTCGGCGCGGCTGTCGGGCACGGAGGGCTGGACGGCGAACACGACTGTGTGGGTCCGGGATCCGGCCGGCTCGTACGGGGCCCCGCCGAGGAAGGGCAGTGCGGTCTCGGTGACGGCGCCCGCGTCCGCGCCGACCCCCTCGTACACGGCACGGAACCGCTCCGCGTCGTGGCGGGAGTTGGCCAGGACGAGGTCGGCGCCGTGCCGCAGCAGCAGCCCGTCGGCGAGCTTCTCGTATACGACGCCCACGTACCCGGTGACGAGGACGGGGCGGCGCGACGGCTCGGGCCACAGGGCGCGGGCCCCGTGCAGGACGGCCTGGACGGCCCCGCCGACGAGGGAGAGGACGACCACGTCGTAGTGCTCCCGCCCGATCTCGGCGAGGAATTCGGCGCAGGTCACCTCGGCCGGCCGGTCACCCTGGACGCCCACCTCACCGAGCTGGCGCGCGGTGGGTGTGGCACGTCCGCGCAACAGGAATCCGGTGAGCTGGTGGTCGGACACGAGACGGCGGGCGGTGAGTGCGCCCCATTTCCATCGCGTGTCGGAATCTGCGATTACGGCGACGCGTTTGCGTTCTGGCACGCGGCAGAAGCTATTCCGCAAATTCGGTGATCGGCCCAACGAACGCACAACAGCGGGTTAACAACGCGTCGACGGAATGCGAAAGCGCGCGGGTTAACGTGCCCGCCCCGCGCCGTTCATGTGGAATCCGCGTCGGGGTCACAGTGAATGCCGGACGGCGTCCTAATGTCTCACGGGTGCCCAAGCTCTCTGTTGTCGTGCCGTTCTACAACGTGCAGACATATGCACCGGATGCCCTGAAGAGTCTCGAACTCAACGCCCGGGACGATTTCGAGTTCCTCCTCGTCGACGACTGCTCGACGGACGGGACGCCCGGCCTGCTCGAGCGGGCGGCCCGCGAGCTGCCGGGGGCGGTGCACCTCAGACACGAGCGCAACGGCGGCCTGGCCACCGCCCGGAACACCGGTCTGGACGCGGCGCGCGGCGAGTACCTCGCGTTCCTGGACGGGGACGACTGGCTGGCCCCGGGCCACCTGGCCCGGACCCTGGCCGCCATCGAGGCCCTGGGCTGCGATTTCGTCCGTACCGAGCACGTGAAGTGCACCGGCAGGTCACGGAGCGTGCAGCGCGTCCCGTACGGCCCGCAGTCGGTCGTCGCCGATCCGCGCACCGCGATCCTGCCCGCCGACCGGGCCACCTCGGTGGACTATCCGTACGCCTGGGCCGGGATGTACCACCGGCGGCTGCTGGACCGCGGGCTGCTGCACTTCACCGACGGGCTGCGGACGGCGGAGGACCGGCCGTGGATCTGGCGGCTGCACCGCGAGGCGGAGTCCTTCGCCGCGGTCGGACTGCCCGGAATCTTCTACCGGCGCGGGGTTGCCACCTCACTGACCCAGATCGGCGACGAACGGCAGCTCGATTTCATTCGCGCATTTGATCAAGTGCTCTCGGATACCGCCGCAGACGTAGAATCGGATCTGCTGCTCCCGAAAGCCGTCCGAACATATTGCGCGATTATCGCGCACCATTTCGGATCCATCGAGAGGTTCGAACCGGACGTGGCCAGAAAACTCCGTTCCATGAGCACGGCCGCGCTCGGCCGCATGCCCCAGGACGTGCTGGACCTGGTCCTGGACTCGATGGACGTGGAGCGCTCCACACTGCTGCGCCGCGTGCGCGGCCGCCGCCGCACCACCGCCTCGGGGGCGAACGCCTGATGCCCACCCAGATCTTCCTGGCCTCCACCCTCTACGGAGCGGCCACCCTCGCCGCCGGCATCGACGCGGGCGCCTTCCCGCCCGCCGCCCGCCGGATCCTGCTGACCAGCAACCACGCCGTCACCGCCGAGGTCAGCCCCGGAGTCGCGGACATGCCGGGCTTCGATGCCCTGCGCCCCCGCTTCGACGAGGTCCTCGACTGGAACCGCGTCATCGAACCGCAGCACCCCAGCACCTGGGCCCCCCGCGCGGAGGACGTCCCGCTGTGGGAACGGCAGCTGCGCACCCTGTGGGGCCTCGGCGAGGACCGCGTCGAACTGATCGTGGAGTCCATCCAGGTGGCGCCCGCCCAGACCCTGTGCCGGCTCTTCCCCGGCGCGGCCGTCGACGTCTACGCCGACGGACTGATGAGCTACGGACCCACCCGCATCCGCCTCGACCCGCAGCTCGGGATGCGCGTGCGGCGCGTCCTGCACCTGGACCTCGTACCGGGACTGGAGCCGCTGCTCCTGACCGAGTTCGGGGTGCGGGTCGAACTGGTGCCGACGGAGGCCTTCCTGAAGGTCCTGGCGGAACTGCCCGCGCAGGACTCCGCCCTGGACGGCATCGGGGAATCCCCCGCCCTCCTCCTCGGCCAGTACCTCTCGGCGCTCGACCTCATGACCCCGGAGCAGGAGGAAGAGCTCCACGTCTCGATGGTCCGCGGCGCGCACGCCCTGGGCCACACCGAGCTGGTCTTCAAACCGCACCCCAGCGCCCCGGCCGCCTACTCCCGCCGCGCGGAGGAGGAGGCCGAGCGGCTCGGCGCCCGCATGACCGTCATCGACACGCCGTTCCTGGCCGAGACCCTCTACCAGCGGCTGCGCCCGGCCCTGGTCGTCGGCTGCTTCTCCACCGGACTGCTGACCGCCGCCACCCTGTACGGGCTCCCGGTGGCCCGGACCGGCACGGACGCCATACTGGCCCGCCTGACCCCGTACCCGAACAGCAACCGCGTGCCGCTGGCCCTGGTGGACGCCCTGCTCCCCGACCTGGCGGACGCGGAGGCCGTGCGCACCTGGACTCCCCCGACGCCCGAGCGCGTCCGGGCCGAGCCGGCCGGGCTGCTGACGGCGGTCGGATTCACCATGCAGCCGCAGATCCTCGCCGCGCGCCGGCTGATGGCCGAGGCCTACCTGACCCGGCATCTGACCGACCGCACCTGGCGGTACTTCACCCGCCGCCGGCTGACCGCGCTCGGCCTGCCCGGCGGCATCCCCGCCCAGCTGTCGTTCCTGCCCCGCAGCAGGGCCGTGCGGCGCATGGCCCGGCGGCTGCGCCGCGTTCTTAGCTGAGGGGCCTCAGCCAAGGGGTCTCAGCTGACGGCGAGCTTCGCCGCGAACCCCAGGAACAGCACGCCCGCCGCCGAGGTGGCCCCGGCGGACAGCCGCTTGCGGCGGCGGAACGCGGCGGACAGCCGGGTCCCGGTGAAGATCAGCGTCGACAGGTACAGGAAGCTCGCCAGCTGCGACAGCGTGCCCAGCAGCAGGAACGACAGGGCGGGGTAGGCGTAGCCGGGGTCCACGAACTGCACGAAGAACGACAGCAGGAACAGGATCGCCTTCGGGTTGAACAGGCTCACCACCAGCGCCCGCCGGTACGGCCGCTCCATGCCGCCGGCCGGCTCCTCACCGGTGAGGATCTCCTCCTGCCGCGCCTTCCGATCGCGCCACATCCCCCAGGCGGCGCGCATCATCCCGACGGCCAGCCACGCCAGGTACCCGGCGCCGAGGAACTTCACCAGGGTGAACAGCAGTGGGCTGGCCTGGAGCAGCGCCCCGGCGCCCGCCGCGGTCAGCACCATGAGCACGGTGTCCCCGGTGAACACCCCGGAGGCGGCCTTGTAGCCCTCCTTCACCCCGCCGCGGGCGGCGACGGACAGCACGTAGAGCGAGTTCGGCCCCGGCAGCAGAACGATCAGCACCAGGCCGGCGAGATAAGTAGGAAGATCTGTCACACCCAGCATGGGCAGGAGTGTCCCACAAGGACACACCTGTCAGAACCTGGATTTCACCACGTGGAATCCACCGGGGTGTACGTCCCCCACACCTCCCGCAGCGCCCCGCACACCTCCCCCACCGTGGCCCGCGCCCGCAGCGCCTCCTTCATCGGG is a genomic window containing:
- a CDS encoding N-acetylneuraminate synthase family protein yields the protein MTASPNTRLRSFGSRTAGPGQPVYVVGEIGINHNGDLGNAFALIDAAAEAGCDAVKFQKRTPEICTPRDQWDIERDTPWGRMTYIDYRHKVEFGEDEYRAIDEYCTTRGIDWFASPWDTEAVAFLEKFDLPAHKVASASLTDDELLRALRATGRTVVLSTGMSTPKQIRHAVEVLGSDNILLCHATSTYPAKAEELNLRVINTLQDEFPNVPIGYSGHETGLQTTLAAVALGATFVERHITLDRAMWGSDQAASVEPGGLARLVRDIRTIETALGDGVKRVYESELGPMKKLRRVQGELAAV
- the leuE gene encoding leucine efflux protein LeuE yields the protein MLGVTDLPTYLAGLVLIVLLPGPNSLYVLSVAARGGVKEGYKAASGVFTGDTVLMVLTAAGAGALLQASPLLFTLVKFLGAGYLAWLAVGMMRAAWGMWRDRKARQEEILTGEEPAGGMERPYRRALVVSLFNPKAILFLLSFFVQFVDPGYAYPALSFLLLGTLSQLASFLYLSTLIFTGTRLSAAFRRRKRLSAGATSAAGVLFLGFAAKLAVS
- a CDS encoding glycosyltransferase family 2 protein, with translation MPKLSVVVPFYNVQTYAPDALKSLELNARDDFEFLLVDDCSTDGTPGLLERAARELPGAVHLRHERNGGLATARNTGLDAARGEYLAFLDGDDWLAPGHLARTLAAIEALGCDFVRTEHVKCTGRSRSVQRVPYGPQSVVADPRTAILPADRATSVDYPYAWAGMYHRRLLDRGLLHFTDGLRTAEDRPWIWRLHREAESFAAVGLPGIFYRRGVATSLTQIGDERQLDFIRAFDQVLSDTAADVESDLLLPKAVRTYCAIIAHHFGSIERFEPDVARKLRSMSTAALGRMPQDVLDLVLDSMDVERSTLLRRVRGRRRTTASGANA
- a CDS encoding DUF6716 putative glycosyltransferase, translated to MPERKRVAVIADSDTRWKWGALTARRLVSDHQLTGFLLRGRATPTARQLGEVGVQGDRPAEVTCAEFLAEIGREHYDVVVLSLVGGAVQAVLHGARALWPEPSRRPVLVTGYVGVVYEKLADGLLLRHGADLVLANSRHDAERFRAVYEGVGADAGAVTETALPFLGGAPYEPAGSRTHTVVFAVQPSVPDSRADRAYLLERAAGHARLHPEREVLIKLRSRPGEHTTHLEEQPYQRLAAKLPGGLPPNCRLVYGNMGEVLDGTDLLVTVSSTAALESLHRSIPTAVLTDLGIREALGNHHFLGSGCLASWDQLDAGLLPKADPDWLAAQGVAGGGDPYAAARAKVAELADRDRLPAPAPYYTLTTAPRYLPGILARQHLAPDGSPLPGAVRETAGQSRLRRKLRAHLREAARGAYRHGVQRVAPVIRRMGEL
- a CDS encoding alpha-2,8-polysialyltransferase family protein; this encodes MPTQIFLASTLYGAATLAAGIDAGAFPPAARRILLTSNHAVTAEVSPGVADMPGFDALRPRFDEVLDWNRVIEPQHPSTWAPRAEDVPLWERQLRTLWGLGEDRVELIVESIQVAPAQTLCRLFPGAAVDVYADGLMSYGPTRIRLDPQLGMRVRRVLHLDLVPGLEPLLLTEFGVRVELVPTEAFLKVLAELPAQDSALDGIGESPALLLGQYLSALDLMTPEQEEELHVSMVRGAHALGHTELVFKPHPSAPAAYSRRAEEEAERLGARMTVIDTPFLAETLYQRLRPALVVGCFSTGLLTAATLYGLPVARTGTDAILARLTPYPNSNRVPLALVDALLPDLADAEAVRTWTPPTPERVRAEPAGLLTAVGFTMQPQILAARRLMAEAYLTRHLTDRTWRYFTRRRLTALGLPGGIPAQLSFLPRSRAVRRMARRLRRVLS